The following proteins are co-located in the Plasmodium brasilianum strain Bolivian I chromosome 11, whole genome shotgun sequence genome:
- a CDS encoding cation/H antiporter produces MVMGRVRATSYVRRTISQPLNKNVSSGKNIKSSSSGLTDTNLIRNKNLHLQLLCNNKTPNNLGHENLEENYELNEGGPFYTLRKSDIIGIFNMLHTKLNILLIFVPIGIISYLIKCKDIYIFFFNFMALIPLSALMGHVTEDLALHTGEIIGGLLNATFGNLMEMIFSIQALNAGLINVVQGTLLGSILSNLLLVLGMSFFAGGLYHHVQKFNEKGATCSTSLLLLSSLAITIPTVSSCTTNNNVEVLLKVSRITAVLIFLTYCLFLLFQLYTHISLFQDKEMTEEIPQLSIIAGSLFLILITILVSVHSEYLINTIEAVIKYYNISENFIGVILLPVVGNATEHLTAVTVAIKNKVDLTMGVAVGSSAQIALFVVPVTVLFGWILNKPMTLAFSPLSSVILVISVIVTMAIVQDGESNWLEGVLLISAYLIVGVVFWFDTS; encoded by the coding sequence ATGGTTATGGGAAGAGTGCGTGCGACGTCTTATGTAAGACGTACAATTTCACAaccattaaataaaaatgtatcatcaggaaaaaatataaaaagtagtTCATCGGGTTTAACTGATACAAatttaataagaaataaaaatttacatttacaattattatgtaataataaaacaccAAATAATTTAGGGCATGAAAATCTagaagaaaattatgaattaaaTGAAGGAGGCCCCTTTTATACTCTAAGAAAAAGTGACATTATAGGAATATTTAATATGCTacatacaaaattaaatatattattaatatttgttcCTATAGGTATAATaagttatttaataaaatgtaaagatatatatattttttttttcaacttcATGGCGTTAATACCCTTATCAGCATTAATGGGTCATGTAACAGAAGATTTAGCTCTACATACAGGTGAAATTATTGGTGGTTTATTAAATGCTACTTTTGGAAATTTAATGGAAATGATATTTTCTATTCAAGCATTAAATGCAGGTTTAATTAATGTTGTTCAAGGTACATTATTAGGAAGCATTTTATCCAATTTGTTATTAGTATTAGGTATGTCCTTCTTTGCAGGGGGGTTATATCACCATGTACagaaatttaatgaaaaggGAGCAACATGTAGTACATCTCTTTTGCTACTTTCCAGTTTAGCTATAACAATACCAACAGTATCATCATGtactactaataataatgttgAAGTGCTTTTAAAAGTTTCAAGAATAACAgctgttttaatatttttaacctattgcttatttttactatttcaGTTATACACACACATCTCTCTGTTTCAAGACAAAGAAATGACTGAAGAAATTCCTCAATTATCTATAATAGCTGGATCtcttttcttaattttaattacaaTTTTAGTAAGTGTTCATTCGGAATATCTTATTAACACAATTGAAGCcgttataaaatattataacatttcagaaaattttattggTGTTATTCTTTTACCTGTAGTTGGCAACGCCACAGAACATTTAACAGCAGTTACTGTTGCAATTAAGAATAAAGTTGATCTAACCATGGGTGTAGCCGTTGGATCCTCTGCACAAATAGCTCTTTTTGTTGTCCCAGTTACTGTTTTATTTGGGTGGATATTAAACAAACCTATGACTCTTGCCTTCTCCCCCTTATCCAGTGTTATTTTAGTTATTTCTGTTATTGTTACAATGGCCATTGTACAAGACGGGGAAAGTAACTGGCTAGAGGGGGTTTTACTTATATCAGCTTACCTTATCGTTGGTGTTGTTTTTTGGTTTGATACATCGTAA
- a CDS encoding trophozoite exported protein 1, translating into MNNRKRNKYEKNEYMSLPLEKTDLLIENIHNLKNCLNSYRKELQEKNKYINDVKLRLSFYECLFRNVNIVWKIFNSDLLALIKGNIEAKENEAHNTGRQKEKENGRDERCELDLDDNGNDKSKCSDKHNHDDDYSNSDDYNYYDNDDICDWGNNLAQSPYYNIDNFQELFLKYVSINSTENDEDDVHFLKSISREEEEEEERQTMIVNRKKRIKLNSDHLVNERKFIKSENVKGSIEKTELYNKCVNSTRKDKEKKSGKMPQQGTVKKEQKWGEEIKEEHEEREIKAYRGEGEIKVYGDKGEKYTKDTVRGDKLIHVKKENLGEEEEEGGTEKGGDEEGETEKGGDKEGENKGEKEKEKNKERKKNDYNKVSDKNTMNKGRRGSVGSTNDRNSEKKIHLSSQEKINFECGVATTSSSATAATDGVTSPPSDRLSRKVVSGKNHSSRGKYEGKDDKEKDEDKFEDRDEDKDEGKNEDIDGGIDEDMDVDKTDKVIRKAKGKREKCDHHVDDDMTIHNNSKNNFEDRLQTSFLKNMKRTLGFLNKLMEVKNIDVKYNIEHERKINYEKSVYYEKYMEEKKKRNELQNNYDILKVEVDRLEKKKASLLFKVYNENICKNIIEEGKINNLEDTINSDFNVENVDNFEEKNKITCINCGYSNFLDKDICKNVNADIVVIGGTGKGGENINRRSNTSGGIDDSRYYKSDSKVLFNFEKIITRDKIINSEPFKNLINESSEIHKILKAKENEILLLKKEIIKMERIQDEEYESLLTDTINNKKDLTKKIKDLEIDIVTYKLDKEKMKNKVDIQEYEISVLKSIEKNQSMQLQQKENEIMKMKVQLDRLKISENNLKQKLELLEGEKDRLFGYAVDGIIQGEGIQNNQFVSNGKQSGCLDSFEQRSCMGAIESVMKKGSVIPVSEKLHEESRLGECTHNSAIEKNVDKEEGREIIPLQFEKNGEECKLLGVEVNGEVDAIALNKRTETIEVSERNDIHIDISKYRELVQENTNLRRNLEKKKNVENELSSLRKNYDAMSEEIEEITKEFEKKQEQIDEMIVQIKNKELESLEKHSNMMNKVYIEENLKQLENSYQEKMLCINRIYEKYENFVNFYLTLFYHARKSAIIADSAREEQMGVFVKLKEKYEFVFQQKNEVNDLLKKVYSCNKKLIDQCNNLYKENQNLQHTLLYNQRNVTKDGPSKEDRHILVEENNELRRRLICSVCMENFRNYVIIKCGHIYCENCIFSNLKTRNRKCPQCKIPFDKKDLQKIFLD; encoded by the coding sequence ATGAATAATAggaaaaggaataaatatgaaaagaacGAATATATGTCATTACCCTTAGAAAAAACTGATTTACTTATTGAaaacatacataatttaaaaaactgtttaaattcatatagaaaagaattacaagaaaagaataaatatattaatgatgtCAAATTACGTTTGAGTTTTTATGAATGTCTTTTTAGAAACGTTAACATAGTatggaaaatttttaatagcGATTTGTTGGCTTtgataaaaggaaatatagAAGCTAAGGAAAATGAGGCACATAACACAGGAAGACAAAAGGAGAAAGAAAATGGACGCGATGAGCGCTGCGAGTTAGATCTAGATGACAATGGAAATGATAAGAGCAAATGTAGTGATAAGCATAACCACGATGATGATTACAGTAACAGTGATGACTACAATTACTATGATAATGATGATATTTGTGATTGGGGAAATAATTTGGCCCAGTCCCCATATTATAACATAGACAACTTTCAAGagctatttttaaaatatgtgaGCATAAATAGTACGGAAAATGATGAAGATgatgtacattttttaaaatccaTATCTAGagaggaagaggaagaagaagagaGACAAACGATGATAGTTaatagaaagaaaagaattaaaCTTAATAGTGATCATCTAGTAAACGAGAGAAAGTTCATTAAAAGTGAAAACGTTAAGGGGAGCATTGAAAAGACCGAGTTGTACAACAAATGTGTTAATAGCACTAGGAAGGACAAGGAAAAGAAGAGCGGAAAGATGCCACAGCAGGGAACCGTAAAAAAGGAGCAAAAATGGggagaagaaataaaagaagagcATGAGGAAAGAGAAATTAAGGCTTATCGTGGTGAGGGAGAAATAAAGGTATACGGAGATAAGGGCGAGAAGTACACAAAAGATACTGTCAGGGGAGATAAGTTAATTCacgtaaaaaaagaaaatctgGGTGAAGAGGAGGAAGAAGGAGGAACAGAAAAAGGAGGAGACGAAGAAGGAGAAACAGAAAAAGGAGGAGACAAAGAAGGAGAAAACAAAGGAGagaaggaaaaggaaaaaaacaaagagcgcaaaaaaaatgattataataaAGTATCAGATAAAAATACAATGAATAAGGGTAGAAGGGGAAGTGTAGGTAGTACTAATGACAGAAATAGTGAGAAGAAGATTCATTTAAGTTCacaggaaaaaataaattttgaatGCGGTGTTGCTACAACATCTAGTTCTGCTACTGCTGCTACAGATGGAGTAACATCCCCCCCATCGGATCGTTTAAGTAGGAAAGTTGTAAGTGGAAAAAATCACAGTAGTAGAGGTAAATATGAAGGTAAGgatgataaagaaaaagatgaagATAAATTTGAGGATAGAGATGAGGACAAAGATGAAGGTAAAAATGAGGACATTGATGGGGGCATAGATGAAGACATGGATGTGGATAAAACCGATAAAGTTATTAGGAAGGCGAAGgggaaaagagaaaaatgcGATCATCATGTAGATGATGATATGACcatacataataatagtaaaaacaATTTTGAAGATAGATTACAAAcaagttttttaaaaaatatgaaaagaacCTTAggatttttaaataaacttATGGAGGTAAAAAACATTGAcgtgaaatataatatagagcatgagagaaaaataaattacgaAAAAAGTGTTTATTATGAGAAGTATATggaggaaaagaaaaagagaaatgaattacaaaataattatgatatattaaaagtagAAGTGGATAGattagaaaagaaaaaggctTCTTTACTGTTTAAGGTATACAATGagaatatttgtaaaaatattatagaagagggtaaaattaataatttagaGGATACAATAAATAGCGATTTTAATGTTGAAAATGTTGATAATTttgaagagaaaaataaaattacttgTATTAATTGTGGTTATAGCAATTTTTTGGATAAGGATATTTGTAAAAACGTAAATGCAGATATAGTAGTTATAGGAGGAACAGGAAAGGGGGGCGAAAACATAAACCGCAGGAGCAACACAAGCGGAGGAATTGACGATAGCCGCTACTATAAGAGCGATTCTAAAGTCCTTTTCAATTTtgagaaaataataacaagAGATAAGATAATTAATAGTGAGCctttcaaaaatttaataaatgaatcGAGCGAAATCCATAAGATATTAAAAGCCaaggaaaatgaaatattgcttttaaaaaaagaaattataaaaatggagAGGATCCAAGATGAAGAGTATGAAAGTTTATTGACGgatacaataaataataaaaaagatttgacaaagaaaataaaagatttaGAAATAGATATAGtaacatataaattagaCAAAGAGAAAATGAAGAACAAAGTTGATATACAGGAATATGAAATAAGTGTATTAAAAAGTATAGAAAAAAATCAAAGCATGCAATTACAACAAAAAGAGAatgaaattatgaaaatgaagGTACAGCTAGATAGGCTAAAAATaagtgaaaataatttaaagcAGAAACTTGAACTCTTAGAAGGGGAAAAAGATCGCTTATTCGGTTATGCGGTAGATGGTATTATTCAGGGGGAGGGAATACAAAATAATCAGTTCGTTTCCAATGGTAAACAAAGTGGATGCTTGGACTCGTTCGAACAGAGAAGCTGCATGGGTGCCATCGAGTCTGTGATGAAGAAGGGAAGTGTAATACCCGTCAGTGAAAAGTTACATGAGGAAAGCAGATTAGGGGAATGCACTCATAACAGTgctattgaaaaaaatgtagacaAAGAAGAGGGAAGGGAGATCATCCCTTTACAGTTTGAGAAGAATGGCGAGGAGTGCAAACTCTTAGGGGTTGAGGTGAATGGAGAAGTGGATGCAATTGCATTAAACAAAAGGACTGAAACGATTGAGGTTAGTGAAAGAAACGATATTCATATTGATATATCTAAGTATCGTGAACTGGTACAGGAAAACACTAATTTAAGGcgtaatttagaaaaaaaaaaaaatgtagaaaatgAGCTGTCGAGTCTAAGAAAGAATTACGATGCAATGAGTGAAGAAATTGAAGAGATTACAAAAGAATTTGAAAAGAAGCAAGAACAAATTGACGAAATGAttgttcaaataaaaaacaaagaattaGAATCGTTAGAAAAACATAGTAACATGATgaataaagtatatatagaagaaaatttaaaacagCTTGAAAATAGTTATCAAGAAAAGATGTTATGCATAAATAggatttatgaaaaatatgaaaattttgttaatttttatttaactttattttatcatgCTAGAAAAAGTGCTATAATTGCTGATAGTGCAAGGGAAGAACAAATGGGTGTTTTTGTCaagttaaaagaaaaatatgaatttgtatttcaacaaaaaaatgaagtaaatgatcttttaaaaaaagtttatagttgtaataaaaaattaattgatCAATGTAATAATCTGTATAAGGAAAATCAAAATCTTCAGCacacattattatataaccaGAGAAATGTAACAAAAGACGGTCCTTCGAAAGAAGACAGACATATATTAgtagaagaaaataatgaattgcGTAGAAGACTAATATGTAGTGTGTGCATGgaaaattttagaaattaTGTTATCATAAAGTGCGGTCATATATATTGCGAGAATTGTATATTTAGTAATTTAAAAACGAGAAATAGGAAATGTCCGCAGTGTAAAATACCTTTCGATAAAAAGGATttgcaaaaaatttttctcgATTGA